One window from the genome of Cottoperca gobio chromosome 15, fCotGob3.1, whole genome shotgun sequence encodes:
- the LOC115020304 gene encoding complexin-1-like, protein MGPSCTLMNTMSVQETVFGAVTRIHASGCFFVVPEAVDQHQLEEKERKGKYSKMEAERESMRQGIRDKYGLKKREEAEAEAAAAEEEPAEGSLTRPKKLVRAGCGDEEEEESIMDTVMKYLPGSPQDMLKK, encoded by the exons ATGGGTCCGTCCTGTACGCTCATGAACACAATGAGTGTGCAG GAGACTGTTTTCGGTGCCGTGACCCGGATTCACGCTTCAGGCTGTTTCTTCGTTGTTCCTGAGGCTGTGGATCAACACCAGCTTG aagagaaggagaggaagggcaAATATTCCAAGATGGAGGCTGAGCGGGAAAGCATGAGGCAAGGCATCAGAGATAAGTATGGCTTGAAAAAGCGCGAGGAGGCCGAGGCTGAGGCAGCAGCTGCGGAGGAGGAGCCTGCAGAGGGCAGCTTGACTCGACCCAAGAAGCTGGTGCGAGCCGGCTGTGgcgacgaggaggaagaggagagcatCATGGACACAGTGATGAAATATCTACCTGGCTCTCCGCAAGACATGCTCAAGAAGTAG